The Bacteroidota bacterium genome includes a region encoding these proteins:
- a CDS encoding aspartate aminotransferase family protein, whose product MASASAQNFNRHVAWTSDEPLGLEVDFAEGAYIYLKDGRRIIDLISGIAVSSLGHRHPEVVAAIHKQVDRHLHVMVYGEFVQNAQADFAALLAAQLPPALQVAYFTMSGTEANEGALKLAKKYTGRTKMVAFERSYHGDTHGSLSVTGRQVYQDPFRPLLPDVTFLPFNEIEALEAINTDTACVITEPIQGEGGIRVPDDAWMQALRQRCTDTGALLIFDEIQTGFGRTGSLFAFEGFGVVPDILTLAKAMAGGMPLGTFVSSPEIMQAFRNNPPLSHVTTFGGHPVSCAAAEANLKVLLNQNLAVRAQKIGQHIRNKLVHRQIKEVRGRGAMLGMDLINAEVTAAMVTYCLEKGVLLGWTLHANSLVRIAPPLTIPFDVLDEALTIICDALDQTT is encoded by the coding sequence ATGGCATCTGCGTCTGCCCAAAACTTCAACCGGCACGTGGCATGGACCAGTGATGAGCCGCTTGGACTTGAGGTCGATTTTGCGGAAGGGGCTTACATCTATCTCAAAGATGGCCGGCGGATCATAGACTTGATTAGTGGCATTGCCGTATCATCCCTGGGTCACCGTCACCCTGAAGTTGTTGCCGCCATTCACAAACAGGTTGACCGCCATCTGCACGTCATGGTTTATGGCGAATTTGTTCAAAATGCGCAGGCTGACTTTGCGGCACTTTTGGCTGCCCAGTTACCGCCGGCCCTGCAAGTTGCCTACTTCACCATGTCGGGTACAGAAGCCAATGAAGGGGCGCTAAAACTGGCAAAGAAGTACACGGGCCGCACAAAAATGGTGGCATTTGAGCGCTCGTACCATGGCGATACACACGGCTCACTCTCTGTCACGGGCCGGCAAGTCTACCAAGACCCTTTTCGCCCGTTGCTCCCAGACGTGACCTTCCTCCCCTTCAACGAAATTGAGGCCCTTGAGGCCATCAACACCGACACAGCATGCGTTATCACGGAACCGATCCAGGGAGAAGGTGGCATTCGGGTACCCGACGATGCATGGATGCAGGCCCTCCGCCAACGGTGTACGGATACAGGGGCCTTGCTGATCTTTGATGAAATACAGACCGGATTTGGACGTACGGGCTCTCTGTTTGCCTTCGAGGGATTTGGCGTTGTCCCGGATATTCTAACGCTTGCAAAAGCAATGGCCGGCGGCATGCCATTGGGTACCTTTGTATCAAGCCCCGAAATTATGCAGGCTTTTCGCAACAACCCGCCACTTAGCCATGTGACAACATTTGGCGGCCATCCCGTATCTTGCGCTGCTGCAGAAGCTAACCTGAAGGTTTTGCTCAATCAGAACCTCGCTGTACGCGCACAGAAAATAGGGCAGCATATACGCAACAAACTGGTTCATAGGCAGATTAAAGAGGTACGTGGGCGTGGAGCCATGCTGGGCATGGATCTGATTAACGCTGAAGTAACTGCAGCCATGGTAACGTACTGCCTCGAAAAAGGCGTATTGCTTGGCTGGACCCTCCATGCTAATTCACTGGTCAGGATTGCACCACCACTTACAATCCCGTTTGATGTCCTCGATGAAGCATTGACCATTATATGTGATGCCCTCGACCAAACCACCTGA